Part of the Myxococcaceae bacterium JPH2 genome, GTCGCCAAGGCTTGCGTAGCGTCAGGAGGTGTCAGGCGCGGAGGCAGAGGACGGCTGCCAGCGGTGTGGCAGCAACTCGCCCAGACGTGACGCGGGGTGGCTGCAAAGGCGCATCAGCACGTCGCTCGCCGGACGGTTACTGACCGGGTAGTAATAGAGGCTGTTACTCTCAACCTGGGCCACCCTTATTCCGGCCAACCCAAGCTCAATGGTCGTCAGGACCTGCCGCTCGTGTTCGAGGATTCGAGAATCACAACCCCCCCCTCACCAAGCGAACGAGGCTTCACTTTTATGTTGAATGCATTCGCAAAGCTTGCCCGAAGCCCAGGCGGAAGTCTCTGGGCTCGAAGATAGTCAATGACGATTTGTCGCATGATAAATGTCGAGAACGAGCTGGATAGCCTATTTTGCAGGGCCACCGCACTCTTCACTTCGGCTCTATCCTTCTCGTGATCGAGGCGCACCGCGAACTCAATCAAATCAAAACCAACGCCAAGCCCATCGGCTCGTAGCACATCCAGTGCAGGAAAAATGTGAGAAGAGCCGAGCGCCGTTGCAGTTCTGCGCACCAATCCGTGACCAACAGCAAGCGCCAACTGGAAAATCGCGTCGTCGGCACGTTCCTTAGTCTCTGCCAGATTTGCAACACGCTTGGTTGTCGTCAGATAATGGGCAATGGCTTCTCGGAGGTCATCCCTGGTTGTGCGTACTGCACCTGCAAAATGACTCACAGTCCTGAGTGACAGATTCAGCAAGCTCCTCACAGCGCGGAGCTTGAGCTCTCGAGGTAGCAGTCCCGGGAAGCTTCGCACTACTTGCCCTATGAGTTGAAGCGCCTTTATGCAGGTGTGATAGTTGTTGATTTGGTCTAGAATTTCGTTATCTTCCGCATGGAGTGCGTCGCGAAATCGTTCAACGTCGTCCTGCTCTGTCCGATACTGGCGAATTCCTTCTTGCTGGTCGGCTTCAATTTCAGCAAGAAGCTCTTTGGACCACGGGGCTTTGCCTCCAAAGTCAACACTCTCAAGGTTTGCGGCGGACTGGTCGGCAAAAAGCCGATCCGCAACATCAACGAGCCTTGTTATTGACTCAAGATCGCGCGAGAAATGAAGATAAAACATCACAATATTGGATGATGCATCTGTGTGGAGAGTACTGAAGAGTCGATTAATCTCGAGCGAGGCGTCAGCTCGTCTGTCCGGATCTTGCTTGTATATCTGCAGTGCCTTGGCGCACGACAAGTAGTATATGTGGGAATATCTGAAGCGAACGTTGCCATCGCGAACAATCAGCATTCGTGCATTCGTGAGGCTAAGCCTGATGTCGTCGATGGAAAATTCGGTCAGCGTGCTTTTCATGAACAGAAGGGCGACCCTATCAAGTTCCCCTTCGGGCATCTCGCGGCTGCCGCGCCTGAGCATATGAATGGCAAGCTCTGCGAGAAATGTCTGGAGAAAATCAATTGGTATATGATTGGCATTTCTGTTGAGTGCGGAATAGAGGAGCACCTCATAAATAGCGCCATATGCACCGGCAGACAGGTCGGTGTTGGTTCCTGCATCACGGGCTTGAAGCAGGGTTAGTACGCAGATTGGATAGCTAGGAAAAATTCCTCGACCGACATGGTTGCTAACGTAGCGTTCGGATTCAGACACCTTGCGTTCAAACGCACTTTCATCTGCAAGGAGGTCTGAGCCGATCCTGTACCATTGCTCAATAAGCTCCCGCCGTGAGCGATGGCCTAGTTCGGAAACCACAATATGCTGAAAGTCTAAAAGCGCTGGCAGCTCTTCGTGTGAGAATATTTCTTGGATATTGAAGAGGTCGCTCACAAATGCGATGACTCGCCCAAAGAGCTGTGCTGCGGCGTTGAGAAGGTTGAGCAGTTTGGATACGGGGAGTGGGCTTGAGTCGAAATTATCTATAATGAGCGCGATTCTGCCTGGGTCATTCTGTCGCAGTGCCTCAAGCTCGATGCCATCGTACTGTTTGGTGCAGATGTTTTCACAGAAGACGAGGAGCTCGTCGGCGGATGTCGCTCTAACTGAAGCTCCGTCAATGAGCAGTGCGGTTATTCCGTCAGCTATGAAGTCGAGCGCTAGAGATTTGGCAATGGAGGTTCGCCCCGAGCGCTCTGTTCCTTCGATCACCTGCTTTTTGAATGTGCGTAATTTTTGATGAGACTGATCGCCTGAGTAAGCTATGGCAGTCCCCTTGACTAGGCGGCGAAATGAACGTATCGCAATATCTGGCCAGACAAAGAGGTCTTCCAGGTGAAGGGATTCTGCTCGTGGATGGGTGAAGTTTGCTCCTATGTCTCGCAGGTCGGAGAGGAAGGCTTTTCGTGGCTTGGCATTCGAGTGGGCCGCTTTCCCAATGCGCTCCAGTCTGATGGGGTCAGACCTGCTAGCTTGGTAGGAGCCTGTGGTGCCCTTCCAGGTGAAGGTGACTCGTGTTAGCGTCTTGCTGTTTAGGCTGATTTTGAGAAGACTAAAGCCGCTACGCTGACCATCGGACTGTAGCGCTGGCGCATCTATGATGAGCGCGCTAGTGCCGCTCGGGCGACCAATTTCGGTAATGTCGCTGGCGTGTTCGTGACCTACGAGAAGCATGTCGACGTTGTCGAGAAGAGAATCTCGAAATGCTCTTGCACTCCCCGGTGCTTGCCAGTTAGCGGGATGGTGAATGAATGCGATGCGAAAATCTGCATTGTTTTGCGGGGTGTTGATGCTTTTTTGGGGGGCAGCAAGAGTTCCAGGCTGCTCCCTCTTGGTGGACAGCCATGCGCTGTTGAGCCCTAATAATTCGACCTTGTGACTTCCTAGACTGATGGTGTCGAGGTATCCCGCCTGTTCCGTTGCTGAGCGCGAACGCCCCGAGATGCTTTTTTCGAAGTCCCAAAAAGCTGACTGGACGACTAGGCAGGGCTCTATGATTTCTTGTGGTGCTTCGTGAGCGGTGTCACTCTGCTTTAGCTGATTGATCAGGGTGTCGCGGAGTGTGCTTGGCTTGCTAAAATCACAGTCGTGATTTCCTGGGACCGCAAAGCTGTGGATGCTTATGTTTTGTTTTTGCGATCGAATCTCACTGCATATATCTGAAAACAGCCGCTTGGCTTCGGCGTATTCTGTTTCTTTTCCGGAGTATGCAACATCGCCCGATGCTATTATGACTAAATCGCAAACTCCCTCGATTTGGGGTTGGATTGCCCGGGCAATTTTCTGCCCTTTGCCAGAGATTAGGTTCCCCTTTTCGCTGAGGTGGATGTCGGATAGATGGATGATGGCAAAGGTCATGCGAACTCCATTGGTTCTTGAATGGTGCAGATTTGCATGCCTGGGATGGGTGAGCAAGGTGAGGGACGGTTAATTGCCGTGGTCCGACTTGACCCTCCTGGCTGTGTGGTCAGATTGATGTGGAGAGAAGAATGCCATTGCGGGGCAACCGCTAACGAACGTTGAGGCGTGGTCGCCTAGTCCTACAGTCGTAGATTGAGACGAGCGCCGTGAGCCCGATAATGGCAGACGATGGCGACGGCTTGATGGTGGCGGCGCCAGCGACTCCACGCCAAGACGTGCTCAACTGGGGCGACAGCACGTCGGAGCAGGGCTAGCAGCAGCCCGCGCACCTCTTGGACGGAGAATCGGACAAGGAGAGTCAATGCAGGCCGCGCCGACCGAGAAACGCCCGCATGGGGTTTCTTCGCGTCGGCAGGCCGAGGGCTTTTGGGGGCAAACCCTCCTGAGGCCCAAGGTTGGCCAGTGCCCGTGCCGCGGCAAGGAAGACGTGAGCCACCAAGCACAGAGTCATGTGTCGGTGCCACGCCGTCCACGTGCGCACCTCATAGTCAGCCAGGCCCACTTCGCCCTTGGAGGACTCGAAGTCCTCCTCAATCACCCACCGACTGCCGGCCACTCTCACCAGCGAAGCCAATGAGGCATTGCGGCGGGCATGGGCCACGTAGAAGGCCACCTTCCCATCCGAGAGACTGCGCCGGAAG contains:
- a CDS encoding metallophosphoesterase, with product MTFAIIHLSDIHLSEKGNLISGKGQKIARAIQPQIEGVCDLVIIASGDVAYSGKETEYAEAKRLFSDICSEIRSQKQNISIHSFAVPGNHDCDFSKPSTLRDTLINQLKQSDTAHEAPQEIIEPCLVVQSAFWDFEKSISGRSRSATEQAGYLDTISLGSHKVELLGLNSAWLSTKREQPGTLAAPQKSINTPQNNADFRIAFIHHPANWQAPGSARAFRDSLLDNVDMLLVGHEHASDITEIGRPSGTSALIIDAPALQSDGQRSGFSLLKISLNSKTLTRVTFTWKGTTGSYQASRSDPIRLERIGKAAHSNAKPRKAFLSDLRDIGANFTHPRAESLHLEDLFVWPDIAIRSFRRLVKGTAIAYSGDQSHQKLRTFKKQVIEGTERSGRTSIAKSLALDFIADGITALLIDGASVRATSADELLVFCENICTKQYDGIELEALRQNDPGRIALIIDNFDSSPLPVSKLLNLLNAAAQLFGRVIAFVSDLFNIQEIFSHEELPALLDFQHIVVSELGHRSRRELIEQWYRIGSDLLADESAFERKVSESERYVSNHVGRGIFPSYPICVLTLLQARDAGTNTDLSAGAYGAIYEVLLYSALNRNANHIPIDFLQTFLAELAIHMLRRGSREMPEGELDRVALLFMKSTLTEFSIDDIRLSLTNARMLIVRDGNVRFRYSHIYYLSCAKALQIYKQDPDRRADASLEINRLFSTLHTDASSNIVMFYLHFSRDLESITRLVDVADRLFADQSAANLESVDFGGKAPWSKELLAEIEADQQEGIRQYRTEQDDVERFRDALHAEDNEILDQINNYHTCIKALQLIGQVVRSFPGLLPRELKLRAVRSLLNLSLRTVSHFAGAVRTTRDDLREAIAHYLTTTKRVANLAETKERADDAIFQLALAVGHGLVRRTATALGSSHIFPALDVLRADGLGVGFDLIEFAVRLDHEKDRAEVKSAVALQNRLSSSFSTFIMRQIVIDYLRAQRLPPGLRASFANAFNIKVKPRSLGEGGVVILESSNTSGRS
- a CDS encoding transposase, which gives rise to KPALAQGLLQRALASGLKPAWVVGDEVYGRDSTLRRFLEDLHQPYVLTVASNTHVWRGFVQVKPADALREVPPEAWVCMSAGAGTKGPRLYEWARLRLNRHLGLSRWLLFRRSLSDGKVAFYVAHARRNASLASLVRVAGSRWVIEEDFESSKGEVGLADYEVRTWTAWHRHMTLCLVAHVFLAAARALANLGPQEGLPPKALGLPTRRNPMRAFLGRRGLH